One Chlorobaculum limnaeum genomic window carries:
- a CDS encoding type II CAAX prenyl endopeptidase Rce1 family protein has translation MNLSDDPNLYRRPRLFDTILALLSVLAAYPLAGSLITLLVTGGISLDDGFQSITAPVVTKMLVAQALGQIVVLALPVFWFVSRFTGKGLFGKATLGWLGIGKPGSVRPALMAGLGMLLLQPALYSIVELQTLLLPSLGAFGKTLLQEQATLDLFLRKLAGGASVEGFILSILVLVLTPAVCEELFFRGYIQKSLAVNLSPRRAVLFTGLVFALFHMAWFNFVPLTLLGWYIGYIYWKSGNLLAPAIAHGTNNLAALILLKTGVESGGAGEAASGMPVSWQWWILVAGSLVLFFLLIRSFPVKTALEDADNPMPRGHR, from the coding sequence ATGAATTTATCTGACGATCCGAACCTGTACCGGCGGCCCCGTCTCTTCGACACCATTCTGGCGCTGCTCTCTGTTCTGGCTGCCTATCCGCTTGCCGGTTCGCTCATCACCCTGCTCGTTACCGGCGGCATATCTCTGGATGATGGATTCCAGAGCATTACCGCTCCGGTGGTGACGAAGATGCTCGTGGCTCAGGCTTTGGGGCAGATCGTGGTGCTCGCGCTGCCGGTGTTCTGGTTTGTCAGCCGTTTTACCGGCAAAGGGTTATTCGGCAAGGCGACGCTCGGGTGGCTCGGCATCGGCAAGCCGGGAAGCGTTCGTCCGGCGCTGATGGCCGGGTTGGGAATGCTGCTGTTGCAACCCGCCCTGTACAGCATTGTCGAGTTACAGACTCTTCTGCTGCCTTCCCTTGGCGCGTTCGGAAAGACTCTTTTACAGGAGCAGGCAACGCTCGACCTTTTTCTCAGAAAGCTTGCAGGCGGCGCGTCAGTCGAGGGATTCATCCTGTCGATTCTTGTGCTTGTCCTGACTCCTGCGGTTTGCGAGGAGCTGTTTTTTCGCGGGTATATCCAGAAAAGCCTCGCCGTGAACCTCTCGCCACGAAGGGCTGTGCTTTTTACCGGCTTGGTGTTCGCCCTGTTCCACATGGCGTGGTTCAATTTCGTGCCCCTGACTTTGCTTGGGTGGTATATTGGCTATATTTACTGGAAATCCGGGAATCTCCTGGCACCCGCCATCGCTCACGGCACAAACAATCTCGCCGCGCTGATCCTGCTGAAAACCGGCGTGGAATCAGGTGGCGCGGGTGAAGCTGCTTCCGGGATGCCTGTTTCCTGGCAGTGGTGGATTCTTGTGGCGGGTTCACTGGTTCTCTTTTTTCTGCTGATCCGGTCATTCCCGGTGAAGACGGCATTGGAGGATGCCGATAACCCGATGCCTCGGGGGCATCGCTGA
- a CDS encoding phosphatidate cytidylyltransferase, which produces MQSNLMQRVAVAIVGIPLFLWLNMQGGPYFLGLVLLLSLMATWEFWRLATHRAHPPSVAILLPLTAFIQLDFYYGFIGYWEAILASVMFLYVLELWRNQGSQFMNLGATLVGLLYVNLSFGALLRLRLSDATGAGSGEALVLLLFLCVWAADIFAYFGGRGFGGKVIKKKLFPRISPKKTWEGYLVGIAGSALAAWLCSTYISGCPDGRAIPAGLLIGVVAPAGDLLESMFKRDAGVKDSSGLIPGHGGVLDRFDTVMFVSPLLYFLVRYW; this is translated from the coding sequence ATGCAAAGCAATCTCATGCAGAGAGTGGCGGTCGCCATCGTGGGCATTCCGCTCTTTCTCTGGCTCAACATGCAAGGCGGGCCGTATTTCCTGGGGCTGGTGCTTCTGCTCAGCCTCATGGCGACCTGGGAGTTCTGGCGCCTGGCGACGCACCGCGCGCATCCGCCGTCCGTCGCCATTCTCTTGCCGCTGACGGCCTTCATCCAGCTCGATTTCTATTACGGCTTCATTGGCTACTGGGAGGCGATTCTCGCTTCGGTCATGTTTCTGTATGTGCTTGAACTCTGGCGGAATCAGGGTTCCCAGTTCATGAACCTCGGTGCGACGCTGGTTGGTCTGCTCTACGTGAACCTGAGCTTCGGCGCGTTGCTCAGGCTCCGTCTGTCGGACGCCACCGGCGCGGGTTCCGGCGAGGCGCTGGTGCTGCTTCTCTTTCTGTGCGTCTGGGCGGCGGATATTTTCGCCTATTTCGGCGGACGCGGCTTCGGAGGCAAGGTTATCAAAAAGAAGCTTTTCCCTCGCATCAGCCCGAAAAAGACCTGGGAGGGCTACCTCGTCGGCATCGCCGGAAGCGCGCTGGCGGCGTGGCTCTGTTCGACGTACATCTCCGGCTGCCCCGACGGGCGGGCGATACCGGCGGGCTTGCTCATTGGCGTGGTCGCGCCTGCGGGCGATCTGCTCGAGTCGATGTTCAAGCGTGATGCCGGGGTCAAGGACTCGTCGGGCCTCATTCCGGGGCACGGCGGCGTGCTCGACCGCTTCGACACGGTGATGTTCGTCTCGCCACTGCTCTATTTTCTCGTCCGTTACTGGTGA
- a CDS encoding PTS sugar transporter subunit IIA, whose protein sequence is MKIEALLTEKHINLNLDSGSKDEVIDTLLAMVASHAKVRDVRLLAEDVRKREREMSTGIGKNIGLPHAKTSAVTEPVLALVTLSGEVDFESIDNQPVKIVFLLATPESMLAEHLKLLGRITRIAGRDDVRRKLLEAVSPGEVLALFREEEKDLPQI, encoded by the coding sequence ATGAAAATCGAAGCCCTTCTCACAGAAAAGCACATCAACCTGAATCTCGACTCCGGCTCAAAGGATGAGGTGATCGATACGCTGCTCGCCATGGTGGCCAGTCATGCAAAGGTAAGGGATGTCAGGCTGCTTGCCGAGGATGTGCGCAAGCGGGAGCGCGAGATGTCCACGGGCATCGGTAAGAACATCGGCTTGCCGCACGCCAAGACCTCCGCCGTGACCGAGCCGGTGCTCGCGCTCGTCACGCTCTCCGGCGAGGTTGATTTCGAGTCGATCGACAACCAGCCGGTGAAGATCGTCTTCCTGCTCGCCACGCCGGAGTCGATGCTCGCCGAGCATCTCAAGCTGCTTGGACGCATCACGAGGATTGCGGGCCGCGACGATGTGCGCCGCAAGCTTCTCGAAGCCGTGAGTCCCGGCGAGGTGCTCGCGCTCTTCCGCGAAGAGGAAAAGGATTTGCCTCAGATTTAA
- the hisS gene encoding histidine--tRNA ligase yields the protein MAQLQAVKGTRDIFPDEIARWHYVEDVVHSVAALYGFSEIRTPVFEYTELFQRGIGATTDIVGKEMFTFLPDPNGRSLTLRPEMTAGVMRACLQKNLLSQAPVHKLWYISDLFRKERPQAGRQRQFTQFGAELLGVSSPSAVAEALTFMMQVFETLGLHGLRLRINSLGDLDDRARYREALRAYFQPYEADLDDPSKERLEKNPLRILDSKNPALKEMIAGAPRLYASLKPESVAEFEQVLAYLDDRDIAYDVDHLLVRGLDYYCHTAFEVTSSELGAQDAIGGGGRYDGLARELGSSSDLPAVGFAVGMERLMIVMEKQGLFATLNPHGPQVYVVIQQQELAAHAMQVAFRLRKAGIRTEIDLAARSMKAQMRDANRMGSACALFVGQSEFESGVYTLKNLVTSGQTSLDLDAIIEVLRESAARESQRP from the coding sequence ATGGCGCAGTTGCAGGCAGTGAAGGGTACGCGGGACATTTTTCCGGACGAGATCGCGCGGTGGCACTATGTCGAGGATGTCGTCCACTCGGTAGCGGCACTTTACGGATTCAGCGAAATCCGCACTCCCGTTTTCGAGTACACCGAGCTGTTCCAGCGGGGCATCGGCGCGACCACGGACATTGTCGGCAAGGAGATGTTTACCTTTCTTCCCGACCCCAATGGACGCTCCCTGACGCTTCGGCCCGAGATGACCGCGGGCGTGATGCGCGCCTGCTTGCAGAAGAATCTGCTCTCGCAGGCTCCGGTGCACAAGCTCTGGTACATCAGCGATCTCTTTCGCAAGGAGCGCCCGCAGGCTGGCCGCCAGCGCCAGTTCACGCAGTTCGGCGCGGAGCTGCTCGGCGTGTCGTCCCCCTCGGCGGTGGCCGAGGCGCTGACCTTCATGATGCAGGTATTCGAAACGCTCGGGCTGCACGGCTTGCGGCTGCGCATCAACTCGCTCGGCGACCTCGACGACCGCGCCCGCTACCGCGAGGCGCTCCGGGCCTACTTCCAGCCCTACGAAGCCGACCTCGACGACCCCTCGAAAGAGCGGCTCGAAAAGAATCCGCTGCGCATCCTCGACTCCAAAAATCCTGCTCTGAAGGAGATGATCGCGGGCGCGCCGAGGCTCTACGCATCGCTCAAGCCTGAGTCCGTGGCCGAGTTCGAACAGGTGCTGGCCTACCTCGACGACCGTGATATCGCTTACGATGTCGATCACCTGCTGGTGCGCGGTCTCGACTACTACTGCCATACCGCGTTCGAGGTGACCAGTTCCGAGCTTGGCGCGCAGGACGCCATCGGCGGCGGCGGGCGCTACGACGGCCTGGCGCGGGAACTCGGATCGTCCAGCGATCTTCCGGCGGTCGGATTCGCCGTCGGCATGGAGCGCCTCATGATCGTCATGGAGAAGCAGGGGCTGTTCGCCACGCTCAACCCGCACGGCCCGCAAGTGTATGTCGTCATACAGCAGCAGGAGCTTGCCGCTCACGCCATGCAGGTCGCCTTCCGGCTGCGCAAGGCGGGCATCCGCACCGAGATCGATCTTGCCGCGCGGAGCATGAAGGCGCAGATGCGCGACGCCAACCGCATGGGTTCGGCCTGCGCGCTCTTCGTCGGCCAGTCGGAGTTCGAGTCGGGCGTCTACACGCTCAAGAACCTCGTCACCTCCGGGCAGACCTCGCTCGACCTCGACGCCATCATCGAAGTGCTGCGCGAATCGGCGGCGCGGGAGTCGCAGAGGCCGTGA
- a CDS encoding glutaredoxin family protein, with translation MTPRVTIYGKPECCLCDQALEALEAVQKLVPFEIEKRDISGDAGLIGRYGLDIPVILVDGKLAFRHRVDKERLTELLKGG, from the coding sequence GTGACGCCTCGCGTGACGATCTACGGCAAGCCGGAGTGCTGCCTCTGCGACCAGGCGCTCGAAGCGCTCGAAGCGGTGCAGAAGCTCGTTCCGTTCGAGATCGAAAAGCGCGACATCTCCGGCGACGCCGGACTCATCGGGCGCTACGGCCTCGACATTCCGGTCATCCTCGTCGATGGCAAGCTGGCCTTCAGGCACAGAGTCGACAAAGAGCGCCTGACCGAGCTGCTCAAGGGGGGGTAA
- a CDS encoding ribosome maturation factor RimP has product MLDELIHQAIGESIADLSAATGDEIYVVEAAIRAGGRKIELTVDTDKGVSIDQCARLSRAIRARLEACEENTMLADGDFDLMVSSPGIGEPIMVQRQYLRHLGRLIRVNYLDGEGQPKEITGRLLEAAVGAEEPEPSITIEAVREGRKKRTAGEPPVTITLADVVRAVVQAGL; this is encoded by the coding sequence ATGCTGGATGAGTTGATACACCAGGCGATTGGAGAGTCGATCGCCGACCTCTCCGCCGCAACCGGCGATGAGATATATGTTGTCGAAGCCGCCATTCGCGCGGGCGGCAGAAAAATAGAGCTGACCGTCGATACCGACAAGGGCGTCAGCATCGATCAGTGCGCCAGGTTGAGCCGTGCCATAAGAGCGCGTCTGGAAGCATGCGAAGAGAACACCATGCTTGCAGACGGAGATTTCGATCTCATGGTCTCTTCACCCGGCATCGGCGAGCCAATCATGGTTCAGCGGCAGTACCTGCGGCATCTGGGACGTTTGATACGGGTCAATTACCTCGACGGTGAGGGGCAGCCGAAGGAGATCACGGGCCGCCTGCTCGAAGCCGCCGTCGGCGCGGAGGAGCCGGAGCCGTCGATCACCATCGAAGCTGTCCGCGAGGGCAGGAAAAAGCGAACCGCCGGAGAACCTCCGGTGACGATTACTCTTGCCGATGTCGTCAGAGCGGTCGTGCAGGCCGGTTTGTAA
- the nusA gene encoding transcription termination factor NusA, with product MPRKQLKGETHDQKAQIASAFGEIEQSKIFLDKRSESAAVKMDIADLLKEIIQKQLRKDYDPEVESNIFINPERGDFEVYILKKIVKEVDLPTIEIDIDEVRQIDDSLELGDYYEEGPIKLDDYLTRKSIQIIKQSVQKKVRDLERLAVYEDCLEKVGEVVAGEVYQVRPNEVIFTYNTSKDHRVELVLPKSEMMKKDNPRRTPRMKLYVKRIEREKVKVRNDDGSVEEREKPDGGMKVIVSRVDDRFLYKLFESEVPEILDGLIVIKGIARVPGERAKVAVESTSSRIDPVGATVGYRGKRIQSIVKELNNENIDVIYYTDEPQVFIARALQPAKIDPMTVHADMKTRKARVMLKPDQIKYAIGKNGNNIHLAEKLTGYEIDVYRDVIDKSLEDPNDIDIIEFREEFGDDMIYQLLDGGLDTAKKILKAGVEQIEDALVGTQKTEELFAFPKGRNKTVKPRERRITDEEKRYWKKIAETIYRTVREQFNEEDFKALLDDSRDRLLMSDSTMDEDPEPEERRDEETN from the coding sequence ATGCCAAGAAAGCAGCTAAAGGGTGAAACTCATGATCAGAAGGCGCAGATTGCCAGCGCTTTCGGGGAAATCGAGCAGTCGAAGATCTTTCTGGACAAGCGCTCCGAAAGCGCCGCGGTCAAGATGGATATTGCCGACCTGCTCAAGGAGATCATCCAGAAACAGCTCAGGAAAGATTACGATCCAGAGGTGGAGTCCAATATCTTTATCAATCCGGAGCGAGGCGATTTCGAGGTGTATATTCTGAAGAAAATCGTCAAGGAGGTCGATCTTCCGACCATCGAGATCGACATCGACGAGGTGCGCCAGATCGATGATTCGCTCGAACTCGGCGACTATTACGAAGAGGGCCCTATCAAGCTCGACGACTACCTGACCCGCAAGTCGATTCAGATCATCAAGCAGTCGGTGCAGAAAAAGGTGCGCGACCTGGAGCGCCTGGCCGTCTATGAGGACTGCCTCGAAAAGGTCGGCGAAGTGGTCGCTGGCGAGGTTTACCAGGTCAGGCCGAACGAGGTGATTTTCACTTACAACACCTCCAAGGATCACCGCGTCGAGCTGGTGCTGCCCAAATCGGAGATGATGAAGAAGGACAATCCCCGCCGCACGCCGCGCATGAAGCTTTACGTCAAGCGCATCGAGCGCGAAAAGGTCAAGGTGCGCAATGACGATGGTTCCGTCGAGGAGCGCGAGAAGCCCGATGGCGGCATGAAGGTGATCGTCTCGCGCGTCGACGACCGCTTTCTCTACAAGCTTTTCGAGAGCGAGGTGCCGGAGATTCTCGACGGCCTGATCGTCATCAAGGGCATCGCCCGCGTACCGGGCGAGCGCGCCAAGGTGGCCGTCGAATCGACCAGTTCAAGGATCGACCCGGTCGGCGCGACGGTCGGTTATCGCGGCAAGCGCATCCAGAGCATCGTCAAGGAGCTGAACAACGAGAACATCGACGTCATCTACTATACCGACGAGCCGCAGGTTTTCATCGCCCGCGCGCTTCAGCCGGCCAAGATCGATCCGATGACGGTGCACGCCGACATGAAGACCCGCAAGGCGAGGGTCATGCTCAAGCCAGACCAGATCAAGTACGCCATCGGCAAGAACGGCAATAACATCCATCTTGCCGAAAAGCTGACTGGTTACGAAATCGACGTCTATCGCGACGTGATCGACAAGTCGCTCGAAGATCCGAACGACATCGACATCATCGAGTTCCGCGAGGAGTTTGGCGACGACATGATCTACCAGTTGCTCGACGGTGGTCTCGATACGGCCAAGAAGATTCTGAAAGCCGGGGTCGAGCAGATCGAGGACGCGCTGGTCGGCACGCAGAAAACCGAAGAGCTGTTTGCTTTCCCCAAGGGGCGCAACAAGACGGTGAAGCCGCGCGAACGCAGGATTACCGACGAGGAGAAGCGCTACTGGAAGAAGATAGCCGAAACGATTTACCGTACGGTGCGCGAGCAGTTCAACGAAGAGGATTTCAAGGCGTTGCTCGACGACAGTCGCGACAGGCTGCTCATGAGCGACAGCACTATGGACGAGGATCCGGAGCCGGAAGAGCGCCGGGACGAAGAAACAAACTGA